One part of the Streptomyces ferrugineus genome encodes these proteins:
- a CDS encoding AMP-binding protein: MTTGTESFRRARDFLLEHREDYATAYEGFAWPRPDRFNWALDWFDVIADGNDRTALHIVEEDGSEVRLSFAETAERSGRVANWLRGRGVRAEDRVLVMLGNQAELWEIALAAMKLRAVVIPATPLLGPADLRDRVERGRVRHVVVRAEDTGKFDDVPGRYTRIAVGGAPEGWQAYEDAYDAPAGFTPDGPTAADDPLMLYFTSGTTARPKLVEHTHVSYPVGHLATMYWIGLKPGDVHLNISSPGWAKHAWSNLFAPWNAEATVFIHNYTRFDAARLMAEMDRAGVTTFCAPPTVWRMLIQADLSALRTPPREVVAAGEPLNPEVIEQVRRAWGVTIRDGFGQTETAVQVSNSPGQPLKTGSMGRPSPGFRVELLDPVSGAPGADEGEIALDLSAHPVGVMTGYHGDADRTAEAMAGGYYRTGDIGSRDADGYITYVGRADDVFKASDYKISPFELESALLEHEAVAEAAVVPAPDELRLAVPKAYVVLADGWQPGPDTAKVLFEHSRDVLAPYKRVRRLEFAPLPKTVSGKIRRIELREATAAGSDAEYREEDFR, from the coding sequence ATGACGACGGGGACGGAGTCGTTCCGCAGGGCGCGGGACTTCCTGCTGGAACACCGCGAGGACTACGCGACGGCGTACGAGGGGTTCGCCTGGCCCCGGCCCGACCGGTTCAACTGGGCGCTCGACTGGTTCGACGTCATCGCGGACGGGAACGACCGCACCGCCCTGCACATCGTCGAGGAGGACGGCAGCGAGGTCCGGCTGTCCTTCGCCGAGACGGCCGAGCGGTCCGGTCGGGTCGCGAACTGGCTGCGGGGGCGTGGCGTCCGGGCCGAGGACCGTGTTCTCGTCATGCTCGGCAACCAGGCCGAGCTGTGGGAGATCGCCCTCGCGGCCATGAAGCTGCGCGCCGTCGTCATCCCGGCCACGCCGCTGCTCGGCCCGGCCGACCTGCGCGACCGGGTGGAGCGCGGACGCGTCCGGCATGTGGTGGTGCGGGCCGAGGACACCGGCAAGTTCGACGACGTGCCCGGCCGCTACACGCGCATCGCCGTCGGCGGGGCACCCGAGGGCTGGCAGGCGTACGAGGACGCGTACGACGCCCCCGCCGGGTTCACCCCCGACGGGCCGACCGCCGCCGACGACCCGCTGATGCTGTACTTCACCTCCGGGACCACCGCCCGCCCCAAGCTGGTCGAGCACACCCACGTCTCGTACCCGGTCGGGCATCTGGCCACCATGTACTGGATCGGCCTCAAGCCCGGCGACGTGCATCTGAACATCTCCTCGCCCGGCTGGGCCAAGCACGCCTGGTCCAATCTCTTCGCGCCGTGGAACGCCGAGGCGACCGTCTTCATCCACAACTACACGCGCTTCGACGCGGCCCGCCTGATGGCCGAGATGGACCGCGCGGGCGTCACCACCTTCTGCGCCCCGCCGACCGTGTGGCGCATGCTCATCCAGGCCGACCTGAGCGCCCTGCGCACCCCGCCCCGTGAGGTCGTGGCGGCGGGTGAGCCCCTGAACCCCGAGGTCATCGAGCAGGTCCGGCGCGCCTGGGGCGTGACCATCCGGGACGGCTTCGGGCAGACCGAGACCGCCGTCCAGGTCTCCAACAGCCCCGGCCAGCCCCTGAAGACCGGCTCCATGGGCCGCCCCAGCCCCGGCTTCCGCGTCGAGCTGCTCGACCCGGTCTCCGGCGCGCCCGGCGCCGACGAGGGCGAGATCGCCCTCGACCTCTCCGCCCACCCCGTCGGCGTGATGACCGGCTACCACGGCGACGCCGACCGCACGGCGGAGGCGATGGCCGGCGGCTACTACCGGACCGGGGACATCGGCTCCCGGGACGCCGACGGCTACATCACCTACGTCGGCCGCGCGGACGACGTCTTCAAGGCGTCCGACTACAAGATCAGCCCCTTCGAGCTGGAGAGCGCGCTGCTGGAGCACGAGGCGGTGGCCGAGGCGGCCGTCGTGCCCGCGCCGGACGAGCTGCGGCTCGCGGTGCCGAAGGCGTACGTCGTCCTCGCCGACGGCTGGCAGCCCGGCCCCGACACGGCCAAGGTGCTCTTCGAGCACTCGCGGGACGTCCTCGCGCCGTACAAGCGGGTGCGCCGGCTGGAGTTCGCGCCGCTGCCCAAGACCGTCTCCGGAAAGATCCGCCGCATCGAGCTGCGCGAGGCCACGGCCGCCGGCTCGGACGCCGAGTACCGCGAGGAGGACTTCCGATGA
- a CDS encoding helix-turn-helix transcriptional regulator → MAVDAAETVEMRSALVRLRRATGLPVAFGGLVDSGHRRMRISELNGTATDSLRTISVTAGNGLGGKAVALARPCAVTDYSTSRQITHEYDAAVAMEGLCSVLAVPVVVRRRVRGVLYGALRTAQPLGDRTLTMAVEAARDVEQALVVRDEVRGLLEAARPQPAPPDRGAAWEQVREAHAALRALAPRIGDPALRAELLDACGLLAEGTAPNGVRLAPRELDVLTCVAAGATNATAAERLGLRAETVKGYLRSAMRKLGAHTRGEAVVAARRAGVLP, encoded by the coding sequence GTGGCAGTGGACGCGGCCGAGACGGTGGAGATGAGGAGCGCGCTGGTGCGCCTGCGCCGGGCGACGGGACTGCCTGTCGCCTTCGGGGGCCTGGTGGATTCCGGCCACCGGAGAATGCGCATCAGCGAACTGAACGGCACGGCCACCGACTCCCTGCGCACAATCTCGGTGACCGCCGGCAACGGCCTGGGCGGCAAGGCCGTCGCCCTCGCCCGCCCCTGCGCGGTCACGGACTACTCCACCTCACGGCAGATCACCCATGAGTACGACGCCGCCGTCGCCATGGAGGGGCTGTGCTCGGTCCTCGCGGTCCCGGTCGTCGTACGACGCCGGGTGCGCGGTGTCCTGTACGGCGCCCTGCGCACGGCCCAGCCGCTGGGCGACCGCACGCTGACGATGGCCGTGGAGGCCGCGCGGGACGTGGAGCAGGCGCTGGTGGTGCGCGACGAGGTGCGGGGGCTGCTGGAGGCCGCCCGGCCGCAGCCGGCGCCGCCCGACCGGGGCGCGGCGTGGGAGCAGGTGCGCGAGGCGCACGCGGCCCTGCGCGCCCTGGCACCGCGCATCGGCGACCCCGCCCTGCGGGCGGAACTCCTCGACGCGTGCGGCCTCCTGGCGGAGGGAACCGCGCCGAACGGCGTGCGACTGGCACCCCGCGAGCTGGACGTCCTGACGTGCGTGGCGGCCGGCGCGACGAACGCGACCGCGGCCGAGCGACTGGGGCTGCGGGCGGAGACGGTCAAGGGCTACCTGCGATCGGCCATGCGAAAGCTGGGCGCCCATACGCGCGGTGAGGCGGTGGTGGCGGCACGGCGGGCGGGGGTGTTGCCGTAG
- a CDS encoding helix-turn-helix transcriptional regulator translates to MTVRRDFKEPARCRPDQVIGREELFTAAREQLGRGGSVLLHGPAGIGKSTVLRALAGEYGGAARTVLRCSPTESESHLPFLALADLLGLVLDEVSGRLPAAQRTALESALTGRGESTLQRDGLALRLAVLSALRTLADTGPVLVVADDLQWLDPASAELLGFAARRLGDTPVRMLCAVRTEGEEYDRHLRMSPPDTLAVRLGPLSRAQMSALLDHRGYTGLPRSTVRDIHRTSGGNALFALELGRALAENATPPRPGEPLPVPTSLRALVLNRLEMLSEEARRTLLVASAGARPTLALLHSAGRHNAEAETAQAAGLGLLATEPEGPAVRFAHPMISAALYAEAPAQERRAAHAALSTAASDPIERARHLALATTGTDPEVAARLAEAGALARDRGAPSVAAQLSLLAARHTPADGTPSPDVLRLEAAEDAITAGELDLARDIAREVLARTAVPAERVRAWIAVIETAGHAMAEVDSIFPQALADAGDDPKLLALVHYQLTWRALLVEGDFDEARGEAAYVAELAARADDRYTELMALAFQAQIETLMGHPDAPATIRRALEEPQDPRVACHHNGAGYSRFRWLIMSDQLPEARAAVTTLLREVRRHGWVESEVHFLRGVAETELHSGHCGRALDLARESLRLARDTGIGEVASAVLTSLAEASGGDVERALALAREAVEHAEEDGDQMYVSRALTALGHAQLVAGDTEAAVRSLRRVREVEQGLGITDPARGRWHGDLAEALVRTGAIAEAQDLIDVTREHALRLDRDSVLAVLDRAEALLRAARGEQEAAVAQLTSAQDRLGKLGYGLEEARAAFALAQLRTEASGPASYEEATRLFRRCRALPWLRRVEAAATAPTVETAPAAPVATPDGLDGLDGLASMERQVAALVMEGATNREIAARLFISVKTVEATLTRVYRKLGIRSRVDIVRLAAGRRTT, encoded by the coding sequence GTGACCGTGCGACGGGACTTCAAGGAGCCTGCCAGATGCCGCCCCGACCAGGTCATCGGCAGGGAGGAGCTGTTCACGGCCGCGCGTGAGCAGCTCGGGCGGGGCGGCAGCGTGCTGCTTCACGGGCCTGCCGGAATTGGGAAGTCGACGGTCCTGCGGGCATTGGCCGGGGAATACGGCGGCGCCGCGCGCACCGTGTTGCGCTGCTCGCCCACGGAGTCCGAATCCCACCTTCCCTTCCTGGCGCTGGCCGACCTCCTCGGCCTGGTCCTGGACGAGGTGTCCGGGCGGCTCCCGGCCGCCCAGCGCACCGCCCTGGAGTCGGCGCTCACCGGCCGCGGCGAGTCCACCCTCCAGCGCGACGGACTGGCCCTGCGCCTGGCCGTGCTGTCCGCCCTGCGCACCCTGGCCGACACCGGTCCCGTCCTGGTCGTCGCCGACGACCTGCAGTGGCTGGATCCGGCCAGCGCCGAACTCCTCGGCTTCGCCGCCCGCCGCCTCGGCGACACCCCGGTGCGGATGCTGTGCGCGGTGCGGACCGAGGGCGAGGAGTACGACCGTCATCTGCGCATGTCCCCGCCGGACACCCTCGCCGTACGGCTGGGCCCGCTCTCCCGCGCCCAGATGTCCGCCCTGCTCGACCACCGCGGCTACACCGGCCTGCCCCGCTCCACCGTCCGGGACATCCACCGCACCAGCGGCGGCAACGCCCTGTTCGCCCTCGAACTGGGCCGCGCCCTCGCCGAGAACGCCACCCCGCCCCGCCCCGGCGAGCCCCTGCCGGTGCCGACCTCGCTGCGCGCCCTGGTGCTCAACCGCCTGGAGATGCTCTCGGAGGAGGCCCGCCGCACCCTCCTCGTCGCGAGCGCCGGCGCCCGCCCCACGCTGGCACTGCTGCACTCGGCCGGCCGTCACAACGCCGAGGCCGAGACGGCGCAGGCCGCCGGACTCGGGCTGCTGGCGACCGAGCCCGAGGGTCCCGCCGTACGGTTCGCGCACCCGATGATCTCCGCCGCGCTGTACGCGGAGGCACCCGCACAGGAGCGCCGGGCCGCGCACGCCGCGCTGTCCACGGCCGCCTCCGACCCCATCGAACGCGCCCGGCACCTGGCCCTGGCGACCACCGGCACCGACCCCGAGGTCGCCGCGCGCCTCGCCGAGGCCGGCGCGCTGGCCCGGGACCGCGGCGCGCCGTCGGTGGCCGCACAGCTCTCCCTGCTCGCCGCCCGGCACACCCCGGCGGACGGCACGCCGAGCCCGGACGTGCTGCGCCTTGAGGCCGCCGAGGACGCGATCACCGCCGGCGAACTGGACCTCGCCCGGGACATCGCCCGTGAGGTGCTCGCACGCACGGCCGTGCCGGCGGAGCGGGTACGGGCCTGGATCGCGGTGATCGAGACGGCGGGCCACGCCATGGCCGAGGTCGACTCGATCTTCCCGCAGGCCCTGGCCGACGCGGGCGACGACCCCAAGCTGCTCGCGCTGGTCCACTACCAACTCACCTGGCGCGCCCTGCTCGTGGAGGGCGACTTCGACGAGGCCCGTGGGGAGGCCGCGTATGTCGCGGAGCTGGCCGCACGGGCCGACGACCGCTACACCGAGCTGATGGCGCTCGCCTTCCAGGCGCAGATCGAGACCCTCATGGGGCACCCGGACGCCCCCGCCACCATCCGGCGCGCGCTGGAGGAACCCCAGGACCCGAGGGTGGCCTGCCATCACAACGGGGCCGGCTACTCCCGGTTCCGCTGGCTGATCATGAGCGACCAGCTCCCCGAGGCACGGGCGGCGGTCACGACGCTGCTGCGCGAGGTGCGCCGGCACGGCTGGGTCGAGAGCGAGGTGCACTTCCTGCGGGGCGTCGCCGAGACCGAGCTGCACTCCGGCCACTGCGGCCGCGCCCTCGACCTGGCCCGCGAGAGCCTGCGGCTGGCCCGTGACACGGGGATCGGCGAGGTCGCCTCGGCCGTGCTGACCTCGCTCGCGGAGGCCTCGGGCGGGGACGTGGAGCGGGCGCTGGCGCTGGCCCGGGAGGCGGTGGAGCACGCCGAGGAGGACGGCGACCAGATGTACGTCTCGCGCGCCCTGACCGCTCTGGGCCACGCCCAGCTGGTGGCGGGGGACACGGAGGCGGCGGTGCGTTCGCTGCGCCGGGTGCGTGAGGTGGAGCAGGGCCTCGGCATCACCGATCCGGCGCGCGGCCGCTGGCACGGCGACCTCGCCGAGGCCCTGGTGCGCACCGGCGCGATCGCCGAGGCGCAGGACCTCATCGACGTCACGCGCGAACACGCGCTGCGCCTGGACCGCGACAGCGTCCTGGCCGTGCTGGACCGGGCCGAGGCACTGCTGCGCGCGGCCCGCGGCGAGCAGGAGGCCGCCGTGGCCCAGTTGACGTCGGCTCAGGACCGGCTCGGCAAGCTGGGGTACGGCCTGGAGGAGGCCCGGGCCGCCTTCGCGCTGGCCCAGCTGCGGACCGAGGCCTCGGGGCCGGCGTCGTACGAGGAGGCGACCCGGCTGTTCCGCCGCTGCCGGGCGCTGCCCTGGCTGCGGCGGGTCGAGGCGGCGGCCACCGCGCCCACCGTGGAGACGGCGCCCGCCGCCCCCGTCGCCACGCCGGACGGACTCGACGGTCTGGACGGGCTCGCCTCGATGGAGCGTCAGGTCGCCGCGCTGGTCATGGAGGGCGCGACCAACCGGGAGATCGCCGCGCGGCTGTTCATCAGCGTCAAGACGGTCGAAGCGACACTGACCCGCGTGTACCGCAAGCTCGGGATCCGCTCGCGGGTCGACATCGTCAGACTGGCGGCGGGACGCCGGACGACGTAA
- a CDS encoding S1 family peptidase — protein sequence MFGLTRARKTAAVAATVAAAAAAVLSAPTAEAASSRIVGGTTTTTSTYPFMMQITDASQDQFCGGTLVSATKVVTAAHCMVGETTGSVRVVGGRTHLGGTDGTVSRVSDIWIHPDYQDVTDGNDVAVLTLSTSMPYTPVSYVDSSDTGVYASGTTARILGWGTTSSGGSSSNQLRTATVPTVSDATCSSSYGSDFLASDMVCAGHTSGGVDTCQGDSGGPLIIGGVLAGITSWGEGCAQAGYPGVYTRLTTFSDEVTEQVES from the coding sequence ATGTTCGGGCTCACCCGTGCCAGAAAGACGGCCGCCGTCGCGGCCACCGTCGCCGCGGCCGCGGCGGCTGTGCTCAGCGCCCCCACCGCTGAGGCCGCGTCATCGCGCATCGTCGGCGGCACGACGACCACGACGTCCACGTACCCGTTCATGATGCAGATCACGGACGCCTCGCAGGACCAGTTCTGCGGCGGCACCCTGGTGTCGGCCACCAAGGTCGTCACCGCGGCCCACTGCATGGTCGGCGAGACCACCGGCAGCGTCCGCGTCGTCGGCGGCCGCACCCACCTGGGCGGCACGGACGGCACGGTGAGCCGGGTCAGCGACATCTGGATCCACCCGGACTACCAGGACGTCACCGACGGCAACGACGTGGCCGTGCTGACCCTGTCGACCTCGATGCCGTACACACCAGTGTCGTACGTCGACTCCTCGGACACCGGCGTCTACGCGTCCGGCACCACCGCCCGCATCCTCGGCTGGGGCACCACCTCCTCGGGCGGCAGCTCCTCCAACCAGCTGCGCACGGCGACCGTGCCGACGGTGTCCGACGCCACCTGTTCCAGCTCCTACGGTTCGGACTTCCTCGCGTCCGACATGGTCTGCGCCGGTCACACCTCCGGCGGCGTCGACACCTGCCAGGGCGACAGCGGCGGTCCCCTGATCATCGGGGGCGTCCTGGCAGGGATCACTTCCTGGGGCGAGGGCTGCGCCCAGGCCGGTTACCCGGGCGTCTACACCCGGCTGACCACGTTCTCGGACGAGGTGACCGAGCAGGTCGAGTCCTGA
- a CDS encoding LysE family translocator, protein MVSADRLLAFAAMSLLVVLIPGPSVLFVIGRALAHGRRTAVATAIGNVFGSYLLVVAVAVGIGSLVERSAAIYLGVKLAGAAYLVFLGVQAFRHRGDLRVSATEPASARRPARGDLRTVLDGALVGVTNPKGVVFFAAVLPQFVDQSAGHVPLQMLVLGLVPIMIGLITDTLWGLTASATRTWFARSDRRLSLIGGAGGCTMIGLGLTVAVTGRAD, encoded by the coding sequence ATGGTGTCCGCCGACCGGCTGCTGGCCTTCGCGGCGATGTCGCTGCTGGTGGTCCTGATCCCGGGACCCAGCGTGCTGTTCGTCATCGGCCGGGCGCTGGCCCACGGCCGCCGGACCGCGGTGGCGACGGCCATCGGCAATGTCTTCGGCTCGTATCTGCTGGTGGTCGCGGTCGCGGTGGGCATCGGCTCCCTCGTGGAGCGGTCCGCGGCGATCTACCTCGGGGTCAAGCTGGCGGGCGCGGCGTACCTGGTGTTCCTGGGCGTGCAGGCGTTCCGGCACCGGGGGGACCTGCGGGTGTCGGCGACCGAACCGGCCTCGGCGCGGCGTCCGGCCCGCGGCGACCTGCGGACGGTCCTCGACGGCGCGTTGGTCGGCGTCACCAACCCCAAGGGTGTCGTGTTCTTCGCCGCCGTACTCCCCCAGTTCGTGGACCAGTCGGCGGGCCACGTCCCCCTCCAGATGCTGGTGCTGGGCCTGGTCCCGATCATGATCGGCCTGATCACGGACACCCTGTGGGGCCTGACGGCCTCCGCCACCCGCACCTGGTTCGCCCGCTCGGACCGGCGCCTTTCGCTGATCGGCGGGGCGGGCGGCTGCACCATGATCGGGCTGGGGCTGACGGTGGCGGTGACGGGCCGCGCGGACTGA
- a CDS encoding winged helix DNA-binding domain-containing protein, which translates to MARTEPVLSTRALNRATLDRQLLLRRSGLSAPAAVEHLVGLQAQEVKPPYYALAARLDGFTPEALSAPLADRSAVRIVTMRSTIHLHTADDSLTLRPLVQPARDREINYFRKGLVGVDLERLAGIARELVEEEPRTMKQLREALSAEWPDADPRALAVAARCSLPLVQVTPRGLWGRSAQVALTTAEHWLERPAEPAASPDATVLRYLAAFGPASVKDFQTWSGLTRMRAAFERLRPGLLTFRDENGVELFDLPDAPRPDPDTPAPPRLLPEFDNLLLSHADRTRVIPPANRGRTWQANTFYRPLLVDGFLAGVWRILGDALVIEPFGELTRVQRGEVTEEAARILQVLHPEEAYDVRFGTVIP; encoded by the coding sequence ATGGCCAGGACAGAACCCGTCCTCAGCACCCGCGCCCTCAACCGCGCCACCCTCGACCGGCAGCTCCTGCTGCGCCGCTCCGGGCTGTCCGCCCCGGCTGCCGTGGAGCATCTGGTCGGCCTCCAGGCCCAGGAGGTCAAGCCGCCGTACTACGCGCTCGCCGCCCGCCTCGACGGCTTCACGCCCGAGGCGCTGTCCGCGCCGCTCGCCGACCGCTCGGCCGTGCGCATCGTCACCATGCGGTCGACCATCCATCTGCACACCGCCGACGACAGCCTCACCCTGCGCCCGCTGGTGCAGCCCGCCCGGGACCGCGAGATCAACTACTTCCGCAAAGGGCTCGTCGGTGTCGACCTGGAGCGGCTCGCCGGCATCGCCCGAGAGCTGGTCGAGGAGGAGCCGCGCACCATGAAGCAGCTCCGCGAGGCCCTGAGCGCCGAGTGGCCGGACGCCGATCCGCGGGCCCTGGCCGTCGCCGCCCGCTGCTCGCTGCCCCTCGTCCAGGTGACCCCGCGCGGGCTGTGGGGCCGCAGTGCCCAGGTCGCCCTGACCACCGCCGAGCACTGGCTGGAGCGCCCAGCCGAGCCGGCCGCCTCACCCGACGCCACGGTCCTGCGCTATCTGGCCGCCTTCGGGCCGGCCTCCGTGAAGGACTTCCAGACCTGGTCGGGGCTGACCCGGATGCGCGCCGCCTTCGAACGCCTCCGCCCCGGGCTGCTCACCTTCCGGGACGAGAACGGCGTCGAACTCTTCGACCTCCCCGACGCCCCGCGCCCCGACCCGGACACCCCGGCCCCGCCCCGTCTGCTGCCCGAGTTCGACAATCTCCTGCTCTCCCACGCCGACCGCACCCGCGTGATCCCGCCCGCGAACCGCGGCCGCACCTGGCAGGCGAACACCTTCTACCGCCCGCTCCTCGTCGACGGCTTCCTCGCGGGTGTGTGGCGCATCCTCGGCGACGCCCTCGTCATCGAGCCCTTCGGTGAGCTCACCAGGGTCCAGCGCGGGGAGGTGACCGAGGAGGCGGCGCGGATCCTCCAGGTCCTGCACCCGGAGGAGGCGTACGACGTCCGGTTCGGGACCGTCATCCCCTAG
- a CDS encoding magnesium and cobalt transport protein CorA, with amino-acid sequence MSQRRARPAPKKAMKSVWRRAVTPPHPPEPQPPEPASRSAKPDPSEVASVVQAALYRDGVRVSTPATLAETYRELRDQPSGMAWIGLARPTEAELLSLAAEFDLHPLSVEDAMEAHQRPKLERYGDTLFVVLRAARYLDAPEEVDFGELHVFVGPDFVITVRHGAAPDLSAVRRRMEETPELLKLGPEAVLYAILDAVVDGYEPVVAGVQIDIDEIETEVFRGDPEVSRRIYELSREMVEFQRATRPLVGMLHGLMAGFSKYGTDEELQRYLRDVADHVTHTSERVDGFRQALTEILTVNATLVTQQQNAEMRALAEAGFEQNEEIKKISSWAAILFAPTLVGTIYGMNFKHMPELQWVFGYPFAIVLMAAVCTSLYVIFKRRYWL; translated from the coding sequence ATGTCCCAGCGACGCGCCCGCCCCGCCCCCAAGAAGGCCATGAAGTCCGTCTGGCGCCGAGCCGTCACCCCACCGCACCCGCCGGAGCCGCAGCCACCCGAGCCCGCGTCGCGCTCCGCGAAGCCGGATCCGTCCGAGGTGGCGAGTGTCGTCCAGGCGGCGCTGTACCGGGACGGCGTGCGCGTGTCCACCCCCGCGACCCTGGCCGAGACCTACCGCGAACTGCGTGACCAGCCCTCCGGCATGGCGTGGATCGGCCTGGCCCGCCCCACAGAGGCCGAGCTGCTCTCCCTGGCCGCCGAGTTCGACCTGCATCCCCTCTCGGTCGAGGACGCGATGGAGGCGCACCAGCGGCCCAAACTGGAGCGCTACGGCGACACACTCTTCGTCGTCCTGCGCGCGGCCCGCTACCTCGACGCGCCCGAGGAGGTCGACTTCGGGGAGCTCCACGTCTTCGTCGGCCCCGACTTCGTCATCACGGTGCGCCATGGCGCGGCCCCCGACCTGTCGGCGGTGCGCCGCCGCATGGAGGAGACGCCGGAGCTGCTCAAGCTGGGCCCGGAGGCGGTGCTCTACGCGATACTGGACGCGGTGGTCGACGGCTACGAACCGGTCGTGGCGGGCGTCCAGATCGACATCGACGAGATCGAGACCGAGGTCTTCCGCGGCGACCCCGAGGTCTCCCGCCGTATCTACGAACTCTCCCGCGAAATGGTCGAGTTCCAACGCGCCACCCGCCCCCTGGTCGGCATGCTGCACGGCCTGATGGCCGGCTTCTCGAAATACGGCACGGACGAGGAACTCCAGCGCTACCTCCGCGACGTGGCCGACCACGTCACCCACACCAGCGAACGCGTCGACGGCTTCCGCCAGGCCCTCACCGAGATTCTCACGGTCAACGCGACGCTGGTGACGCAGCAGCAGAACGCGGAGATGCGGGCGTTGGCGGAGGCGGGGTTCGAGCAGAACGAGGAGATCAAGAAGATCTCCTCTTGGGCAGCCATTCTGTTCGCTCCGACGCTGGTAGGGACGATCTACGGGATGAACTTCAAGCACATGCCGGAGTTGCAGTGGGTATTCGGATACCCCTTTGCGATCGTCCTGATGGCTGCGGTTTGCACCAGTTTGTACGTCATCTTCAAGCGGCGATATTGGCTCTGA
- a CDS encoding oxidoreductase, with protein MRLDELGAAERLLWNSFLQGTAVDVRDGTSSAECAIRADVIEALLLGAGADPAPGDRPALRLTGARIAGSLDLRFAEIAVPVVLADCRFDEVPLLQGARLRELVLPGSSLPGLAADMAQIEGRLVLSRCHLTGPLILNRAEIHGDLDLRDTVVTAPGSEAISAVHVAVGGDVLCTNLAVQGEFRVSGASIDGEFDLEGASLSNPEGNALDAYHVQITEDFTFHPGFRAEGRIILSGAVVSAAIGFCGAVLNNAGDVALDAVDVHVTRNFDLGRGLAVNGGIQLDGSNIGTQLSFRDITLTHPGETALSLRMTQARETDLRTQRPIDGTVDARNAHLGTLYDTPDTWPADIRLAETTYDALASPLAAAERLDWLRRGTDGYVPQPYEQLAAAYRRLGHEDEARTVLLAKQRHRRATLPPHIRVWGYIQDTTVGYGYRPLRAGLWLMALLACGAIFFAVHSPAPLEAGKAPPFNAVFYTLDLLVPIITFGQEAAFAPRGIGQWLAYGLTAAGWVLATTVTAGISRAISRQ; from the coding sequence ATGCGTCTTGATGAACTTGGTGCTGCTGAACGTCTGTTGTGGAACTCCTTCCTACAGGGCACTGCCGTCGATGTTCGCGACGGCACGTCATCGGCGGAATGCGCGATACGGGCCGACGTCATTGAGGCGCTGTTGCTGGGTGCTGGTGCCGATCCCGCCCCGGGTGACCGTCCGGCACTCCGCCTCACCGGCGCCCGCATCGCAGGCAGCCTGGATCTGCGATTCGCCGAGATTGCCGTGCCGGTTGTCCTGGCCGATTGCCGGTTCGACGAAGTACCCCTGCTGCAGGGCGCCAGGCTCCGCGAATTGGTCCTCCCCGGAAGCTCCCTGCCGGGTCTTGCCGCCGACATGGCCCAGATCGAGGGCCGACTGGTGCTGTCCCGATGCCACCTGACCGGACCCCTCATACTGAACCGCGCCGAGATCCACGGTGACCTGGACCTCCGCGACACCGTGGTCACGGCGCCGGGGTCCGAGGCGATATCCGCGGTCCATGTCGCCGTGGGCGGCGACGTACTGTGCACCAACCTGGCTGTCCAGGGAGAATTCCGCGTATCCGGTGCCTCCATCGACGGCGAGTTCGACCTGGAGGGCGCCTCCCTGAGCAATCCCGAGGGCAACGCGCTGGACGCCTACCATGTCCAGATCACCGAGGACTTCACCTTCCACCCGGGCTTCAGAGCCGAGGGGCGGATCATCCTGTCCGGTGCCGTGGTCTCGGCCGCGATCGGCTTCTGCGGCGCCGTTCTCAACAACGCCGGCGACGTCGCGCTGGATGCTGTCGACGTTCATGTCACCCGCAATTTCGACCTCGGGCGGGGCCTCGCCGTCAACGGCGGCATCCAGCTTGACGGCAGCAACATCGGTACGCAGCTCAGCTTCCGCGACATCACGCTCACACATCCTGGCGAGACCGCCTTGTCCCTGCGGATGACCCAGGCCCGGGAGACAGATCTGCGTACCCAGCGGCCGATCGACGGCACCGTCGATGCACGCAACGCCCATCTGGGTACCCTGTACGACACCCCGGACACCTGGCCGGCAGACATCCGGCTGGCCGAGACCACTTACGACGCCCTCGCATCCCCCCTGGCAGCGGCCGAACGGCTCGACTGGCTCCGGCGCGGCACCGACGGCTATGTCCCGCAGCCGTACGAACAGCTCGCAGCCGCGTACCGGCGGCTCGGACACGAGGACGAAGCACGCACGGTGCTGCTGGCCAAGCAACGCCATAGGCGAGCTACGCTTCCCCCGCACATCCGCGTCTGGGGTTACATCCAGGACACGACCGTCGGCTACGGCTACCGGCCTCTGCGCGCCGGCCTCTGGCTCATGGCTCTTCTCGCCTGTGGTGCGATCTTCTTCGCAGTCCATTCCCCCGCACCGCTCGAAGCGGGAAAGGCACCGCCGTTCAACGCCGTCTTCTACACGCTCGACCTGCTGGTCCCCATTATCACCTTCGGGCAGGAGGCGGCTTTCGCACCACGAGGCATCGGACAATGGCTTGCCTACGGACTGACCGCTGCTGGCTGGGTCCTCGCCACAACCGTCACCGCCGGCATCTCACGGGCAATCAGCCGTCAGTGA